A region of Macrobrachium nipponense isolate FS-2020 chromosome 7, ASM1510439v2, whole genome shotgun sequence DNA encodes the following proteins:
- the LOC135216963 gene encoding uncharacterized protein LOC135216963, whose translation MHKSANSGNDTFQDEFHVNCKWLRKATEAECEMEEVYLRGHRLWYQLDLSSLKPLQDDHVRRALGHLYKKAPNLAVTFAKREGELWAKRTTSGAIDFQVVKHETLEEVRSSLHRYNFNDKIAPTLCARLLEDKTTNAAGVNELEPSFPYKYHLVFGIRHSVVDGTSTMTLMGYFIKLLNDVISGASVDNGVPLGRFLSNEETLKLILEKKKEIEGEAQLLQQLQDEFQYKKEIKPLVLKLSKEPQFSKRTATIFTVLNQTTTRSFIAKCHSENVTINSMMTALINRAIVELFVEEDILQDCYKIQTFHAVNLRRYWSSTEVSETLGCHIGFPLIVNAETPRDLQSCFWEYAKNLHARFKEDLASGKILQNEAYKMMQLSKDESHDGHTHVPNDYAGDYVTSSMGDVTRLVTTGGDNVRITNVLRSTSIHGTEFPLLFNYHTFRNRLTLGFDYNTDVLDTDTAGRIQSKIIMHLKELIS comes from the exons ATGCACAAATCTGCCAACTCTGGGAATGACACCTT CCAAGATGAGTTTCACGTGAACTGCAAATGGCTCCGGAAAGCCACAGAAGCggaatgtgaaatggaggaggTCTACCTGCGCGGGCACCGGCTCTGGTACCAACTGGATTTGAGCTCCTTGAAACCTCTGCAAGATGATCATGTCAGACGAGCTCTTGGGCATCTCTACAA GAAAGCACCAAATCTGGCAGTCACCTTTGCTAAGCGAGAGGGTGAGCTGTGGGCGAAGAGAACTACGAGTGGCGCTATTGACTTTCAG GTAGTCAAACACGAAACGCTGGAGGAAGTGCGGTCTTCTCTACACAGGTACAATTTTAACGATAAAATAGCACCGACATTATGCGCCCGGTTGCTGGAAGATAAAACAACAAATGCTGCTGGTGTCAATGAACTGGAACCCAGTTTCCCTTACAAATATCATCTTGTCTTTGGCATTCGTCATAGTGTGGTTGATGGAACATCAACAATGACTCTAATGGGGTATTTCATCAAGCTGTTAAATGACGTCATTTCTGGTGCATCTGTAGACAACGGTGTACCTCTGGGCAGATTCCTATCTAATGAAGAAACATTAAAATTAATcctagagaagaagaaagagattgaAGGAGAAGCACAATTACTACAGCAACTTCAAGATGAATTCCAGTACAAGAAAGAAATCAAACCCCTGGTTTTAAAGTTGTCCAAGGAACCTCAATTTTCCAAGAGAACTGCTACAATATTCACGGTACTCAATCAAACAACTACTCGCAGTTTCATTGCAAAATGCCACTCAGAAAATGTAACCATTAATTCAATGATGACTGCTCTCATAAACAGAGCTATTGTAGAACTGTTTGTGGAAGAAGACATTCTGCAAGACTGCTACAAGATTCAAACTTTCCATGCAGTTAACTTACGTCGCTACTGGAGTAGTACCGAAGTGTCTGAAACCCTGGGGTGTCACATAGGCTTCCCTCTCATTGTCAATGCTGAAACACCAAGAGACTTACAGAGCTGCTTCTGGGAATATGCTAAAAACTTGCATGCAAGGTTCAAGGAAGATTTAGCCTCTGGGAAAATTTTACAAAACGAGGCTTACAAAATGATGCAATTATCGAAGGACGAATCACACGATGGACACACTCACGTTCCAAATGATTATGCAGGAGACTATGTGACTTCCAGCATGGGTGATGTGACAAGACTTGTGACAACGGGAGGAGATAACGTAAGAATAACAAATGTTTTGAGATCGACTAGCATTCACGGCACAGAATTTCCTCTACTTTTTAATTATCACACTTTTAGAAATAGATTAACCCTTGGCTTTGACTACAACACCGATGTGCTTGATACAGACACTGCTGGGAGAATCCAGTCAAAGATAATAATGCATCTAAAGGAACTAATAAGCTGA
- the LOC135217357 gene encoding uncharacterized protein LOC135217357 has protein sequence MTDGTSNMNIMGFFISLLNDVISEKPINDQESLGHFASDEETMNLIMEGKAALEENPKIRKKIEDDILFQDSHTPFLVKCFTPTGKEERTPSIVRVLDEDVTSKFIQRCKQEKVTVGSVFTAVVNMAIVDVLVEYGVTEDSYLIGNFHTINFRRFWKPKPSVPLGLHVGYPIRLFSDTPRNIHKKFWEYAKTIGESMRDYVFSGRMFAEKAYSMFRCKRSSQPKDRVPCDYITSNMGDVTRLVTEGGDHVRITRVVRGTTFHVRPYPVIVNSHTFRGIFTVIFEYNEAKLQPEVAEKLCYKIVKLCREVSL, from the coding sequence ATGACGGACGGGACGAGTAACATGAATATTATGGGGTTCTTCATTTCCTTGCTGAATGATGTCATTTCTGAGAAACCCATCAACGACCAAGAATCGTTGGGCCATTTTGCATCGGACGAAGAAACTATGAACCTGATTATGGAAGGAAAAGCGGCGCTAGAAGAAAACCCCAAGATAAGAAAAAAGATCGAAGATGATATTCTTTTCCAGGATAGCCACACGCCATTCTTGGTGAAATGTTTCACTCCGACTGGAAAAGAGGAGCGCACGCCCTCCATAGTGAGGGTCCTTGATGAAGATGTCACCTCCAAATTTATCCAGAGGTGCAAGCAGGAAAAAGTAACAGTTGGGTCTGTGTTCACAGCAGTGGTCAACATGGCCATTGTTGATGTCTTGGTTGAATATGGTGTCACTGAAGATTCGTATTTAATCGGGAATTTCCATACAATAAATTTTCGTCGGTTTTGGAAACCAAAGCCTTCGGTGCCCCTAGGGTTACATGTGGGCTACCCGATCAGGCTGTTTTCGGACACCCCTaggaatattcataaaaaattttggGAGTATGCTAAAACCATTGGAGAAAGTATGAGAGATTATGTGTTTTCGGGTAGAATGTTTGCAGAAAAAGCTTACTCCATGTTCCGTTGCAAAAGATCGTCTCAGCCCAAGGACCGTGTACCCTGTGATTACATCACCTCCAACATGGGTGATGTCACTCGCCTAGTTACTGAGGGAGGAGATCACGTTAGGATCACTAGAGTGGTTCGTGGTACCACGTTCCACGTGCGTCCATACCCTGTTATTGTCAACAGCCATACTTTCAGAGGCATATTCACCGTCATCTTTGAGTATAACGAAGCTAAGCTTCAGCCAGAAGTGGCAGAGAAGCTGTGTTACAAAATAGTGAAGTTATGTCGAGAAGTGTCACTTTGA